From a region of the Calliphora vicina chromosome 4, idCalVici1.1, whole genome shotgun sequence genome:
- the RpL36 gene encoding large ribosomal subunit protein eL36 codes for MAVRYELCVGLNKGHKTTKVRNVKYTGDKKVKGLRGARLKNIQTRHTKFMRDLVREVVGHAPYEKRTMELLKVSKDKRALKFLKRRLGTHIRAKRKREELANILTQMRKAQTHAK; via the exons atgGCAGTACGCTACGAACTCTGTGTCGGTCTCAACAAGGGACACAAAACCACCAAAGTCAGGAATGTAAAATATACTGGCGACAAGAAAGTTAAAGGCTTGCGTGGTGCCCGTTTGAAGAAT ATCCAAACCCGTCACACCAAGTTCATGCGTGATTTGGTACGTGAAGTTGTTGGTCATGCTCCTTATGAGAAGAGAACCATGGAATTGTTGAAGGTTTCCAAGGATAAGCGTGCCTTGAAATTCTTGAAGCGCCGTTTGGGTACACACATCCGTGCCAAGAGGAAGCGTGAAGAATTAGCCAACATCCTCACTCAAATGAGAAAGGCTCAAACCCACGCCAAGTAA